DNA sequence from the Glycine soja cultivar W05 chromosome 18, ASM419377v2, whole genome shotgun sequence genome:
TCTTAAGAAATATGTGTTTGATGTTTCAGATGATAAGTAAATAGAGTCATGATTTGATACgacatttaaaatatcatttaatattttgtgtctGAGATTTCTTttgcaaaaatattttcttaagatttgTCGAATCCCGTGAAGAATGAATAAAGTCAAAGTCTAAAATTTCTCAATCACCATCAAAAGAAGAGCTTTGATGCATAGGACCTACTCTTATCAAAGGAAGTTACTACCTGATGCAGTACTCAACACACAAGCATTGAAGAATGGGCTCTCTGCATGAGGAAAAGACGTGCATTAAATACCCCCAATGGTCACATTCATCAAACGAAGATCAAGTGAAGAAATTTATCCGTCGTGAGACAACGCACACTTGAGGATGAGACCTATATAAACCGAAAGCTTTGAAGACTAAGAATTAATCTTGCgtgaaaaacattaattattctttttgcaAAAAGCTTTTTGTATATTCTTGTAAAGTTAGATAAAGCTCTCAGAACACCTTGAAcatattgagagaaaaagacTAAGTGCcgattgtatatttgtttgtaaAATGATTCTAGATATAGTCTCTAAGAAAACTCCAAccttaaatttattatgatttgttTAGAACCAATAGTGATTTGATAGGACAAATAATATTGGGTGTTAATTAAGCTTGGGGTAGAGCTTGACTTGTAGAGTTAGAAATGGTCGTGACACACGATACTTTTAACTTGTGAGAAGTTAGTGAAACTTGATATTTTGTCAATAAGTGAACGTAGTCTCAATGATCAAGACAAACGAGTATAACTTTTTGTATCTAATatttttcttgctttctttCTAGTTTCAATTGACCCAGggtctaaatttatttttatgccttttgaaaatatcttATGCTTTACATGTTTGTTTTTCATCGTCTGGAGTGTATTTTTCATAagatttgttatttgttttataaattttattctttacatgaaaaattttatttgattgcaaaaaggttttaaaaattgCTAAAATCACAATTTAACCCTTTTTTGTGATATTTGTCTTTACACTTAGTATATGGATAGATAGATTCTActacaattattatatataataaatttgttgacttttataattattttaaaagtcatatctaAACTATTTTGTATTGGTTGACAATGTGCACATTTTTACAAGTTAAACACATATATGTGTGGAGTAATTCAATGAGAACATATGATTTCTTTTTGGCAAAATTGCATTTTTGGTCCCCCAGTTTATCTCTAGTTTCGGATTTGGTTccttagtaatttaattcacgaattgGGTCctcttattttgtaaaatcgtgcAATGTTGGTCCCCCAGGTCACAATTGGATGTTAACCATTAGCAAGTGACGTTGATTGCCACATGTCAtgttcttattggatgatgactATCACGTGTCATGTTGTGATTGAATGTCAACTCCATGAAAGATTAAATGcattgttgttttcattgaACAATCAAAACATGACACATGAcagtcatcatccaataagaacgtgacacGTGACAATCAACATTCCTTTgtaacggtcaacgtccaattgtGGCTCGAGGGACCAACATTAcacgattttataaaataggagGACCCAATTCATGAATCAAATTACTAGGAGACCAAATCCGAAACTGGAGATAAATTAGGagaccaaatttacaattttgcctttcttttttgagaaatttactcattattttgtaaaactacATATACATTATCAATAAGGTCTAGCTCAATAATTGGTTGAATAAAGCATGTGAACTATTATAAATCTCATCTAGTAGATGTCTCTAATGCTTAGGGATCAAAAActaggttaaattaattttttagtttttaaatttattttttatattcaatttagtcttcaaggttttttttttgtgtgtttaatttggtcctctaattttttaaaaacgattttgtttgtttctacCGTCTAAATTAAGTCAACGATGTTAACAAGGTTTAAACCCGctaataaatgattttaaacCACTAGAAAATACACATTTGTTAACAccacaatttaatttaaacaaaataatcatattgatccaattttaaaaactaaaagacaaaatgaaacaaaataataaaaataaaagaacaaatcaaacttaaataataaattggaggaaaataacCACGCATACATTCACTCTAAAGAAAAAATCGGCCTTACGGTTTTTATTTTGGTACTGGATTCAAATACAGTTGGATCTTGCTATGGGATTCCGGGGCAACAAAGGACTCTCGATGTTGATCGAAGTCAAAGAAAtactttttgagaaaaaatatctATGAACCTAAAATATCAGGAAGCATCAAATAAAGTTTTCTGAAAGCAAAATGTTAAAGAAAtactttttgagaaaaaaaatttaattaaaatgaatatctAAGTGTCTCTCTTCCCCTCTTTCTGTGTGTATATACAAAGGAATGTTGCATCTGctgcaaaataattttatacatattaataaagaataacaaattgatgaaaaaagaattattttattaaattaatcttatatcatgattaatttatttttaaattttataattcatcattaatatataaaaaatataaatgaaaaaattaatattatattaaaaatttaaaataataattattttgggataaattattttcatcaatttAATCATAGACAATTTCCGGTAACAAATTTTCTGATATTCTTTTCCTTATTTAAAACATCACTATTAAAAGGGTcatatactaataaataaaatattaattttatacttttttattaatataaactttacctaacaaattaaattattaatataagcaTATTACATCTACGTTAATAATACGATACATTCTACTTATAGACAAATTtgttggtatatatatatatatatatatatatatatatatatatatatatatatatatatatatatatatatcaccagtgtattatgttattaatatacaatatcatttttttaatttgatccaaaatattatattaatattttattttttattagataaagaatatattaataaaaaaaattagccgttaattctttttttaacacATGACATTGTTTTAgtgtattaaataaataatataatttcccAAAAGATGtaaagtatttaatattatttatttaattaattaaatgtatcaataaaaatagaatttaaaaaaatcataagaaaattatttcatggtatgaaaaatttgaacaaaaatcTTGTGTGAATGTTGTGGACTTGTGGTGTCGTTTCAGCCACATTCTCTATTTTGCACGGATTCTTAAACTCAATaatcaaccaataaaaaaacattcattACATCCGTGGACCATGGTGAATTGGTACCATACTACCGTTTTCCTCCATCATATAGCATGACGTTAATATAATCacataataattacttttttttgggaataataattagtatattgtaaaattattttttttatcatttaaaccTAAATCatgatataacttttaaaaaggtttataaaaattcacaaatttatcatatatgattgtttgtgataaaatgataatgtaaaatactatatattctttttttatatattctaaaaaattataattaaatatatatttttataatttttaaaaataattttcataaaaataagttGGTTAAAAAATACTAgagttttttttcctatatCAAACACTATCTAGTACATAACTAATTTTctcaaaagataattaaaagttaaaaagtaaaacacaaaaaaaatacaaatcttacatttaacatttttatattatcaattaattaaaaatatcctaaatataatttttaaaataaactttataaaattaatatttttataatgataatttatttttagatgattatataaattttatattatgagtgcatgttatttattttcaatattatattataaatagtctatatattataaattatattaatttgtataattaaatagtctatatattataaattatttgtactctttcattcaattaaaaaacaacatgtataatgatttttttgactttttaataatcattttaaaactcTTAGCTAccaatatttttattggttgatttattttaaattatacactaaataaataaataaacactattttttatttgattaataaattattaatttattgaataaatggACAATTTTGATCCTAAATATGTAAATCAGTAACACTTTTTTCaccgaaacaacaaaaatactaatatagtcgataaatttgtaaaagtacaataattttgtcatttttttaagtttgttagattattttaatgttaaattttaatatttaaaaatcgatctcacattaaattatattttttaaaactaatttaatatttaattgtaaaattaagaaactaattatcattaaattataaataagatataattattatattttttacacattgaaaagctaaattaatatttttattcttttattcagTAATATGTGAGGaacaaaataatcatttaatcGATTTCTAATCCTTAGCTAGAACAAATTTATGATGACATCATCAATAATCTTCATAACACCAATCCCTATTTCATCATCTCTCtcttcaaaaagaaagaaagaaagtcaCTCACTTGTCACTCGTCACTCTGCCACTTCTTCGTCGGTGTCAAACTCACACAAACTCAGCATTCAAAACCCTCTTCCTGCGCCACCGCCGGAAAATGGAGGCGGTGGGTTCGAGACTCAGCCGCGCCTCCTCCCGCTACGGCGCCCCCACCGTGTTCAGCGGCCCCGTCAGAAAGTGGAAGAAGAAGTGGGTCCACGTCACCCCCTCTTCCTTACCCAACAACAGCTCTCACTCTCACACTAACAACTCCACCACCACCAGCAGCGCTTCCTCTCGCCTCCTCCTTCGCCGTTGGACTCCCGCCACCGTCGACGACGCCGCCGGAGCCGTCTCCGACGAGCCTCCCCGAAGAAAGTTCCGTTACACCCCTGTATGTATCTCTTTCTATGactttgcattttttttgtttacccttttgtttttttggagaAATATTTAACTGGGATTTTGTTTTGTGGTGaaaagttttgatttttgttcctGTGCTGTGTTAATAGGTGGGTGTGTTGGGTTGGATTGTTTGTTTGCATGTGGCATGAATTGAGATTTGGGGTTGTTAGAAAGATGGTTTGTCTAAGTTTTTAGTTTGGGTACTGGTATGTGTGGAAGAGAGTGAAGAAACACAGATTAatgatgatttatttattttatttggttgaagagaaaatgattaaaaaaaaatagttaacttTTAGAAGtacaataacaacaataacaaagccTAAGCCTTATCTCACTAGATGAGGTTGACTGTATGGATCACAGTGTCATTTGGTTTGGTTAAAGATAAAAGTTGCATAGaagtaaaaattcaaaattctcttttcttatattttctcataaatttaaattttaaaaatttccccTTGTTCCTCGTTTTCCTTCCTCAATACCAGACAGTGGGCCAGTGTTGTTCCTCCCtagtattttattgataaatgtaAACGTTCACCCAAGAATGGGGTGTATTGGTGTGGAAGAATGAAAAGGTAAAGAGAAAAGGTGATAGATGTGATGAGTGATATGATGGGAAAATAAcagataaataagaaaataaatagaaagaaaatgatatggaaGGAAAAGTGGATATATGTTTATAAAGGttgatataattatgtttaCAAGGTTGTTTAGTCCTTATTTGGGTGGAGATTGTGGTTCCAATGAGGATTAAAATTGTTATCTTTTCTTGTTGGTAGAAACAGGTAATGTCATAATTTTGTGTTTGGGTTGGTGTGTGGATGGATCTTTGTTATGACTATAGGTTTCTTTAGTTGAAGTTTGGGAAGGAACTGCCGCACACAAGTCTAGTAAGTCTTAATCAAGAAAAAATTGACAAAGTAAACCTGTTTGTGCATTACTTTTTGTGCATCACATTTTCAGTCAAATGAGTCCTTTTCATCATGAGTGAGGGTTGGTCAATTTCATGATGCAGGTTGTTGTCCTAGAAGAACAGAAAAAGATGAATGTTGTGAAGGCTGAACATGAACCCACAATTGAGACTGACCAATTGGCTGCTAGGCAGACAAATGTGACTCATGAGATGCAGGGAAAACTGAACATGAATGAAATGTTGGAGGAAACCAAGGTAAAGTAACAGAATTCTCCATTCCTGTTTTTGATGCTTTTGAACATTTTTCTGGTTTCAATTTTCAGACTTTCAAAGTTGACATAGGATTTGATGTGCTTCAAATTTATCTTTTCCTCACTTGTATCAGACTGCCCTTAGATATCCTTTGCTTACAATTATTGGCGCGCACACTCAAACCTTAGGTTAAAATTCCGGAACTATCACGTGTGCATGCAATATACCATAATGTCATGTAAAGACTGCTATCATTTGTCCCTAGGGGTTTCCAAAATCATTTTGTCTGTTCAGGTGCAACACTATACACTTTGCCTAGTTGTATTAAATAGATGGTCCCAATATCATATAAAAGAGGAGGGTTGTTTTAGGTAACTGAGAGCATTGCCATCGACAGCACAAACTTATCTTTGAAGATTTGGTATTTAACCGAGTTGTATGACACCgtgtgatccatgtagccaACTTCATCTAGTAGGATAAggcttttattattgttgttgttaatgTTAGATCCTTAACGAtaatgacttgattttgatagTATACATGAATACATGATGCATTGGGGATCTATTTAGCAGCCCCACTTAAAAGAATAAGgcttttgttattgttattccCGTTGGATACAACATTATGATAATTGTTAACATTGGTCTAATATAAATGATGTTGCAGGATTCAAACATTGGTAATTTAGATCTTGGTTCAGACTTCCAAAGCAACACCGGTGGAAACAGCCAGAACAGTGATGCTCAATTGGAAAATAGTATGTAATGGGTGGTCCATGAACTTGGTATCTGTAAGTAGGAAATCAAGCTGTTAGGCAGTGAAGTGTTCATTCAAGAAATACTAAGCTAGTATATATTACCTGTTATCACCGTACATCTTACCATTCTATATTGACTTATAATGTAGTTAGCCATAATCTTGTGTATAGTTAGCACTTAACTAGTGCTGCCTATAGGAATGATAAGTAACTAGTTTTGATCAGCATAGGATAATCAGTTGTATTTTGTGATGGAACATATGCATGATGTGATGCTACTAAGGAGCtgagtatatatttttaaatataaaagctCAATATGCTCCCAAAATCTGAATGCTTGTATGTTTCATTTCATCACCCGAGTGCTGTCTTCCCTTAATTGTGGTTTGTAGGTTTCGGAAATCGATAAGTATGGAGGAGAAAATGAAGGTGCAATTCTTGAatgtttttaatgttgttttccAATTAGAATTGGAGTTTTACTTCTGTAATTCATATGATAGAAGTTTGCATTAAACATTAATGTAGATTACTGAAGTTAAATTTTAACTCTGATCCTTGAAAAGTACCTGAAGGATGAATGAAGAAACCCTTTGCTGAAAGAGTGGGGATATGAGAAACCGCTTATGTTGCTATTCCTGCAGTGAATCTTTTTTCCTTCAATAAATCCAAGACCAGATGTTTCCTGTCAgggtaaaatataaatttggcCCCTATTCTTTGGACTtggttttagtccttataacTTTCAATAGCTTAGCATCAAGATTTTTGCGATTTCAAATTTACCTTATTTTAACCAAATACACTATTCACGGggtttaaagtattttttttgttaccatTGAGATTTAAAGCGATTGGATTTAGAATATAAGCTTATGTTTTACGACCATTTTTCacatttaaagaaataaaactatttttcacTTTAGCTGGTAACTTTAACCCATTTTCTCTCTACCACCACTGAGCATGTAGTTTAACTAATGTGGGGTCTCTGACTAGAAATTTTAAGTTTCAATCTTGAATATGTAGCCATGTTTACTTAGAAAAAGTTTTGCCTACAATACTAGTTCATGTGatttagaatttatttaaaaaaaatcattctcttgCCATGTTTGACAATTGCTATCTGTACCTCAATATTAGTTCAAGATACTCCTTTGTTCTACAGATTGAGACCATTTAAACTAAATATTCTTAAATACACTAAAACCAACAATAATATTTACATCTTTGACGCAAACGTAAATTCTCTCATGAAATAAATTCTCTCAACAACTATAATTACGGTAATTAAACATATTAAGACGAGTAACAAATTTTTGCTATAGTACATCAGAAGAAATAAAATTCCTTTACCTAACTTTTCAATAATTCCATTCAAGCAAACTCGATGAATCCAAAATAATGCAAAAGcacaaatcaataataataataataataataataataataataataataataataataataattattattattattattattattattattattattattttattatatcgtcaatacaatttttttttacatcagcCAGTCAATTATGACTTCTAAGATAATCACTACAAAAATTAACTCTTATTATACACAACAATCTATGATTCGATgacagtaaaataaaatatttagacaGTCCaactattctaattaaattcattaaatgcAATTATATGTAGAAaaccatacaaaatttaaagcaaaaaaggaaaaataaataaataaataaaagagggcAGGGTGGATGGCTACATCCTCTCAAGACTATCTTCAAATCTTACTGAGTCTAGGCAATTTCTCCATTAGGCATACGAAATTatgatttcaaaaacaaagagaCTAGATCTTCTGAATTGAGTGCGGGTATGTAGAGGTCCCACTACAAAAGATGTTACTATAATGACCAAAATCCCAAGGAATAAAGCTCATACTatatggtaatttttttattaaaaagaaaaagaaaagaaaaaagaaaactccgAATAATAGGAGAAAAGAATAGTCCGTTCCGTGCAGGACAAAATACAGTCCATCCAGCAAAACTAATGTTGAGGAGAAGCATATTGCAAAAAGACATTGAATGATATCCACTAAGAACCCACCACTGCTCAGGCATTTCTTCATACCATCATCATCACTCAGCTGCTTTGTTATCCTCCCCTTCTTGAGTTACACCAACTTCTGCCGGACGAAGAACACGATCATAGAGCTTATATCCTGCCTGCAAATATGACCATAGTATTGTGATTAATCCATGCTCTCAATCAATCTCTAAACCTTGTTATTGATGGTAAGGGATGGAAAGGAAAGGGAACAGAATGAAATGGCAAATGGGGTCATTGTTGAGGAGTTTATGAAGAACCATCAACCAAAACCAAGAACAAGACCGCATATATTCcatcataaaaataacaaaCCCTCTTACAAAAAGAATGGAGAAAGTAAAAGCACTTTGATAATCTATTGATCATCAATGGAAATAATCAGCATGGGTGAtataatgaacaaaaagatcTTCATAAACAGTAAAACACATCAACCTAGACTCATAAATTGCAAATtgtgtttgaaaatattttccaaacaCAACACACAAATTTGAAGGACAAAGCAAATGTTGACATCGAAAGGAAAAAATGATAGTAGTACAACAAAGTGAACAAACAAGTATGTAGAATACCTTCAGAACAACTCCAACAGTGCCAGGGGCCTTCGAAGCATCAGGGATTTGGAAGATGGCATTGTGCATGTGTGGATCAAATGGCTCATTTGTAGGATCAAATTTTTCCACACCAAACTTTTTGAGTACCTATAAGCAGCAGTTGTCAACCAAACGAACAAGATTACACACTTGAACTTTCTCTAAAAGCACATTAAATCAAGCAATGTTGCAAGCATTATAAAATGCTTCTCAGTCTCACTTCACTCCATTATGAACCCCACTCTACTCTCCTAAACATGGACCTATTGTTATGGGGTTGATGTTAAAATTTCATCAatcttattagattttttttgatAAGTGGGAATGGAAGGCAGTGTCAGAGGGTTTACAATAACTAACTCACGCACCCTGCTCAACCAGCTGAGCTAGACCCCCTTGACATCTTACTAGATTAATGTTGTTACTTGGGTATTAGCTTACTATGCATTCCTTTTCTTGTATTGGTTTGTTGGACTTGGGCTTATGTTGGGTTTTAATGTGTGCTTTAATTTGCCTCCAAGTTTCTATTATGATTTAAATACATGGGACTATAACAATAGGATTTTAATTGTAATGCGTGTAGGATAAGTAATGGAAATTGCTTTTTCTTAAACAGAATAATCCACCTATTAAGTTATTACAATT
Encoded proteins:
- the LOC114395145 gene encoding uncharacterized protein LOC114395145; its protein translation is MEAVGSRLSRASSRYGAPTVFSGPVRKWKKKWVHVTPSSLPNNSSHSHTNNSTTTSSASSRLLLRRWTPATVDDAAGAVSDEPPRRKFRYTPVVVLEEQKKMNVVKAEHEPTIETDQLAARQTNVTHEMQGKLNMNEMLEETKDSNIGNLDLGSDFQSNTGGNSQNSDAQLENSM